The region TATGAAGATAGGCGGTATAGACTCGCAGGTGATAAAAGATATAAACACAAATAAGCCTTATATCCCTGGAAGCTCACTAAAGGGCAAAATGAGAAGCTTGCTAGAGTGGAATAATAGGCTAGTTAGTTATGGCGAAGGAGAGGTTTTTAACTCTAAAATTTTAGAAAAAGTCCCAGATCCAGATAAAAAATCAGCTCAAAATTTACTAAAAATTTTTGGCGATAAAGAGAATAAATTTGGCATTACTAGGATAAGCGTGGGGGATTGCGTGTTATCTACCGAGAGCGAATGCTTAAAACTAAGCGAAGCAAAATATGAAAACGTGATCAACAGAGAAAGCGGAACAGCTGAGCATCCTCGCCAGATCGAGCGTGTACCGGCTGGAGTGAAATTTGATCTAGTTATCAGACTAAAAGTTTTTGAGGAAAAAGAGCCTTATAACGACAATGAAAACGAGCTAAAGCAGATGGTTGAGAGCGGACTTAAGCTAATAGAAAACGACTATCTAGGCGGTAGCGGCTCAAGAGGTTACGGAAGGGTTGAATTTAAAAATTTAAGGTGGGAATAATGACACTTTATAAAACTACCATAACGCCTAAGTCAAATTTTACTACGCCGTTAAAAGGCGATACCTTGTTTGGGCAAATTTGCTGGGCGATCAGATATAGACTTGGAGAAGATAGGCTAAATGAGCTACTAAGCGACTACGATAAAAAGCCGTTTTTGATAGTGTCTGATGGCTTTGCTAGCGGATATCTGCCAAAGCCTAGTATGCCAAGTCATCTTTTGGGCGAAAATTTGGAGCTAAAAAAAGAAAATAGGAAGAAAATTTGGCTTAGTATAGAGGATTTGCAAAGCGGAAATTTCAAAAACGCTAAGACAAGTGGTGAGATCGGCTATGAGCTAACAAAGAATGCAACGATCAAAAACTCCATAAACTATCTCACGTTTACGACAGATGATAGCGGTAAATTTGCGCCATATGCTTTAGTGGAGATAAAATTTAGCAGACAAGATATCTACTTTTTGCTAGATGATAGGTTTAAGCTTGATGAGCTAGAAAAAGCGCTTGAGACTGTGGCTAAAAGCGGCTATGGCAAGAGAGCTAGCATAGGAAAAGGAGCGTTTGAGTATAGCGCGTTTGAAAAAGTGGCTATCAAAAAGAGATCAAATGCTTTTATGACGCTTAGCCCCGTTGTGATAGATGATGAAAATTTAAAAGAGTTTTTCTATGAGCCGTTTACGAGATTTGGCAAACATGGCGGAGGGCTTGCAAACACGAATCCTTTTAAAAGTCCTATTCTAATGGCTGATAGCAGTAGCGTGGTGGTATATAAAGAAATTTGCGAGAGAGAGTATCTAGGAAAAGCTGTAAGCGGGCACTCTGCTAATGCGAACACGGTGCATCAAGGTTACGGCATACTAATAGCTACGGAGATAAAAAATGCACAATGAAACTAAAAACTATAAAATAAAACTAAAGCCGCTCAGCCCGATACACATAGGCACCGGTGAGGCCTATGAGCCGATGAACTACGTCATAGATATGGATTCAAAAGACGGCAAGGATTATATGTATGTTTTTGATGAATTTGAATTTATTAAAGGACTTGATGATAAGTCTAAAGAGGAATTCGGAAAAATAGTTTCAAATTTGTCTGGAGATGCATTGTTTGCATTGCAGAAATTTATACAAGACAAAAGTGCCTTAGCTAAGAAAAAATCTTTTCAAAAGATTTTAGTATCCCCAAAAGTAGCAAAGGAATATAGGGAAAAAATAGGCAGAGCAGTACAAAAAGAAGGTGGTGGTAAAAAAGTCATAAATCATCTGATCATCGAAAAAACATTCATATCTTCAAATCTTAAAAAGGCCATAATCCCTGGCAGCTCTTTAAAAGGCGCAATAGCGACAGCCTTCGGCGAAATGCTTTATAAAAAAGCAAGAAATTATGACACAAAAGAATATTTTAGTAATTTCTCGGTTGCTGATAGTAATGTTATACAGTCGCACACATTTGTCGCCGATGCGGTAAATATAAGGAGAAATAGGGCCTCTAAGGATGATGATGGCGGTAAAGGTGTGAAAGTGCGATATGAGGCCATAAATTCAAAAAGTGAATTTGAGACGGTATTTGCGATAGAAAATGGTAAATTTAATATAAAAGAGCTAATAGCGGCTTGCAACTCTCACTATATGCCGATATTTATCTCTCAATTTAGCTATAAAACAGATGAATTTACGCGGGAAGCACTATCTGACAAGTTTATTGAAAAATATGAAAATTTAAAACTCTCAGACAATCAATTTTTATTGAGAGTTGGTAAACATAGTGGCGCAAGGGCTGTTACGGTAGATGGCGTGAGAAAGATAA is a window of Campylobacter sp. CCUG 57310 DNA encoding:
- the csm3 gene encoding type III-A CRISPR-associated RAMP protein Csm3 produces the protein MKILTLKGQIELLSGLHIGGGDDTMKIGGIDSQVIKDINTNKPYIPGSSLKGKMRSLLEWNNRLVSYGEGEVFNSKILEKVPDPDKKSAQNLLKIFGDKENKFGITRISVGDCVLSTESECLKLSEAKYENVINRESGTAEHPRQIERVPAGVKFDLVIRLKVFEEKEPYNDNENELKQMVESGLKLIENDYLGGSGSRGYGRVEFKNLRWE
- a CDS encoding RAMP superfamily CRISPR-associated protein, coding for MTLYKTTITPKSNFTTPLKGDTLFGQICWAIRYRLGEDRLNELLSDYDKKPFLIVSDGFASGYLPKPSMPSHLLGENLELKKENRKKIWLSIEDLQSGNFKNAKTSGEIGYELTKNATIKNSINYLTFTTDDSGKFAPYALVEIKFSRQDIYFLLDDRFKLDELEKALETVAKSGYGKRASIGKGAFEYSAFEKVAIKKRSNAFMTLSPVVIDDENLKEFFYEPFTRFGKHGGGLANTNPFKSPILMADSSSVVVYKEICEREYLGKAVSGHSANANTVHQGYGILIATEIKNAQ
- the csm5 gene encoding type III-A CRISPR-associated RAMP protein Csm5 encodes the protein MHNETKNYKIKLKPLSPIHIGTGEAYEPMNYVIDMDSKDGKDYMYVFDEFEFIKGLDDKSKEEFGKIVSNLSGDALFALQKFIQDKSALAKKKSFQKILVSPKVAKEYREKIGRAVQKEGGGKKVINHLIIEKTFISSNLKKAIIPGSSLKGAIATAFGEMLYKKARNYDTKEYFSNFSVADSNVIQSHTFVADAVNIRRNRASKDDDGGKGVKVRYEAINSKSEFETVFAIENGKFNIKELIAACNSHYMPIFISQFSYKTDEFTREALSDKFIEKYENLKLSDNQFLLRVGKHSGARAVTVDGVRKIKIMKGKGQKPSFGGEETTIWLINKQPFGWLLCEILEDN